From Desmodus rotundus isolate HL8 chromosome 10, HLdesRot8A.1, whole genome shotgun sequence, one genomic window encodes:
- the SOWAHA gene encoding ankyrin repeat domain-containing protein SOWAHA, giving the protein MALAAAAAAAAAGVSQAAVLGFLHEHGGKVRNSELLSRFKPLLDAGDPRGRAARRDRFKQFVNDVAVVKELDGVKFVVLRKKPRPREGPELLPSCVPSTAEPLAPPSRTTSLSHVDTAASGAPSSAQPSVDAPGDPDPPSEPQDTPGAPASELTQPTGEPLLSPPTQQSGGPSDPGLPASELAHPSEDLSAEEAPPSEAALPYAEPPDPESGPGATTGPPPPPRRAPPQKPCMLPVRCVPGPAALRIRAEEQGLRRQLSEEPSPLSSPPLLRRLSVEESGLGLGLGLGLGLGAGRSPHLRRLSRAGPRLLSPDTEELPVAPPPSAVPLEPAEHEWLVRAASGRWTHQLHGLLLRDGGLAAKRDFMSGFTALHWAAKSGDREMALQLVEVARRGGAPVNLNARSHGGYTPLHLAALHGHEDAAVLLVGLGAQVHVRDHSGRRAYQYLPQGATYALRRLLGDPSLPGSAEPTAVGGGGGSLAARRPVQVAATILSSTTSAFLGVLADDLMLQDLARGLRKSGSCSFTKFLGASPIAPRKKTKSRSGVPAFPETSRRSTPGPFAGLMPSLPPTT; this is encoded by the coding sequence ATGGCCCTGGCCGCGGCAGCGGCCGCTGCGGCCGCGGGGGTGAGCCAGGCGGCGGTGCTGGGCTTCCTGCACGAGCACGGCGGGAAGGTGCGCAACTCCGAGCTGCTGAGCCGCTTCAAGCCGCTGCTGGATGCGGGCGACCCGCGCGGCCGCGCTGCCCGCAGGGACCGCTTCAAGCAGTTCGTCAACGACGTGGCAGTGGTGAAGGAGCTCGACGGCGTCAAGTTCGTGGTGCTGAGGAAGAAGCCGCGGCCCCGAGAGGGCCCAGAGCTCTTGCCCTCCTGCGTGCCCAGCACCGCCGAGCCACTGGCCCCGCCGTCCAGGACCACGTCCCTCTCACACGTGGACACCGCTGCCTCCGGGGCTCCGTCCTCGGCGCAGCCGTCGGTGGATGCACCCGGGGACCCGGACCCGCCATCGGAGCCACAGGACACTCCTGGGGCGCCGGCCTCCGAGCTCACTCAGCCGACTGGGGAGCCGTTGTTAAGTCCCCCAACCCAGCAGTCAGGGGGGCCGTCCGACCCCGGGCTTCCAGCCTCGGAGCTAGCCCACCCCTCCGAGGACCTCTCTGCAGAAGAGGCCCCACCGTCGGAGGCGGCCTTACCCTACGCAGAGCCGCCCGACCCGGAATCCGGGCCTGGGGCGACGACAGGGCCGCCGCCACCCCCACGGCGCGCGCCTCCGCAGAAGCCGTGCATGCTGCCCGTGCGCTGCGTCCCGGGCCCCGCGGCGCTCCGGATCCGAGCGGAAGAGCAGGGCCTGCGCCGGCAGCTGTCGGAGGAGCCGAGTCCGCTGAGCTCCCCGCCCCTGCTGCGGCGGCTGTCGGTGGAGGAGTCCGGCCTGGGCCTCGGCCTCGGCCTCGGCCTCGGCCTGGGCGCGGGCCGCTCCCCGCACCTGCGGCGCCTGTCGCGGGCCGGCCCGCGCCTGCTGAGCCCCGACACCGAGGAGCTGCCCGTCGCGCCTCCGCCGTCTGCCGTGCCCCTGGAGCCCGCCGAGCACGAGTGGCTAGTGCGCGCGGCCAGTGGCCGCTGGACCCACCAGCTGCACGGGCTCCTGCTGCGCGACGGAGGCCTGGCCGCCAAGCGCGACTTCATGTCCGGTTTCACCGCCCTACACTGGGCCGCCAAGAGCGGCGACCGCGAGATGGCTTTGCAGCTGGTGGAGGTGGCGCGGCGTGGGGGCGCGCCGGTCAACCTGAACGCGCGCTCGCACGGCGGCTACACGCCGCTGCACCTGGCGGCTCTGCACGGCCACGAGGACGCCGCGGTGCTGCTGGTGGGCCTGGGTGCGCAGGTGCACGTGCGCGACCACAGCGGGCGGCGGGCCTACCAGTACCTGCCGCAGGGCGCCACCTACGCGCTGCGCCGTCTGCTGGGCGACCCCAGCCTGCCGGGCTCGGCCGAGCCCACTGCGgtcggcgggggcgggggcagtctTGCGGCCCGGCGCCCAGTGCAGGTGGCCGCCACCATCCTAAGTTCCACCACCAGCGCGTTTCTGGGGGTCCTGGCTGACGACCTGATGCTCCAGGACCTGGCTCGAGGCCTGAGGAAGTCGGGCTCCTGCTCCTTCACCAAGTTCTTGGGTGCCTCGCCCATAGCTCCTCGTAAAAAGACGAAGAGCCGCAGTGGCGTGCCGGCCTTTCCAGAAACGTCTCGTCGATCCACTCCGGGGCCCTTCGCTGGTCTAatgcccagcctgccccccactaCCTGA
- the SHROOM1 gene encoding protein Shroom1 isoform X3, which translates to MEALGPGGDRASSASSTRSPDLRRLSVRADSAYSSFSAASGGAEALSPSPGSDLLPYLDWDYVRWVCGGPAPAQTAAALHASPQPRPAAAARTGPCPPQGQGAPGALSRQATPLLYALAAEAEAAARAAEPPSPPASRAAYRQRLQGAQRRVLRETSFQRKELRMSLPARLRPAAPARPPTAHPRSASLGHPGGEDEPARSGVLVPGTAGRGRLANQQQKWCFSEPGKLDRVGRGGGTAGECSGGACSSFGQAGPEPQELQRRALAEFEGHQIRRPPRSTGDPETRSLKLDNAYRPARRSQSASGETLGPWGGPGGAVPIFQAVPQGAEAPRPLFQTRHPRFLTQKEAAAVGCPAAGAQSTPTDCEHGVPETSPAPARLPSLPDDDVFLEEAPLVRTRSPPDSCARPGLPASVRASDLPCGAGLSHRPNRDTVPQEHPFRECAETAGAHACWHGVNGCVGISRPPCCSAPGNANGDIPTTDPTGLLMTDFPAAAESSPLQPLPVDTLGPPGDGTQAPPDDTAPAWGTGQRGSRPMGPSPRLEELVQELARLDPSLSDILTSCPGPEPPLELLDGLIPLVEVWAAMRPACGKAGEEAAGTSEPGSHLSSCTPLLPTSQEETRPENLTTHAEPDQPCGQGLPEPNNSIRAKKVELAALLQKTLQNLQAEQEQLQGAAQTWARRGAALEAAVGQACAPRDLERFSRFMADLERVLGLLLLLGSRLARVHRALARTGADSDPEEQASLLQRLRLLRQQQEDARELKEHVARRERALRAVLVRALPAGELRAYCALLAGKAAVLAQQRSLDERVRLLQDQLDAVRSSLGRRPPSPRPASPPGTQPPHKPPFPALII; encoded by the exons ATGgaggccctgggcccagggggcGACCGCGCCTCCTCAGCCTCATCCACGCGCAGCCCGGACCTGCGGCGGCTGTCCGTGCGTGCCGACTCCGCCTACAGCTCCTTTTCCGCGGCCTCGGGCGGCGCCGAGGCGCTCTCGCCGTCCCCGGGGAGCGACCTCCTCCCGTACCTGGACTGGGACTACGTGCGCTGGGTGTGCGGCGGCCCGGCGCCCGCCCAGACCGCCGCCGCCCTGCACGCCTCGCCGCAGCCCCGGCCCGCGGCCGCCGCGCGCACTGGGCCGTGCCCCCCGCAGGGGCAGGGGGCCCCGGGGGCGCTCAGCAGGCAGGCCACCCCACTGCTGTACGCGCTGGCGGCCGAGGCGGAGGCCGCAGCGCGGGCCGCCGAGCCGCCCAGCCCTCCGGCCTCGCGGGCCGCCTACCGCCAGCGCCTGCAGGGCGCGCAGCGGCGAGTCCTCCGGGAGACGTCTTTCCAGCGCAAGGAGCTCCGCATGAGCCTGCCGGCCCGCCTAAGGCCCGCGGCCCCCGCGCGGCCCCCGACGGCGCACCCGCGCTCCGCTTCGCTCGGCCACCCTGGCGGCGAGGACGAACCGGCGCGCTCCGGGGTTCTCGTGCCAGGAACCGCCGGCCGGGGCCGCCTCGCCAACCAGCAGCAGAAGTGGTGCTTCTCCGAGCCAGGGAAGCTGGATCGCGTGGGTCGGGGCGGTGGGACGGCTGGGGAGTGCTCGGGTGGGGCCTGCTCCAGCTTTGGCCAAGCCGGGCCGGAGCCCCAGGAATTGCAGCGTCGGGCGTTGGCAGAGTTCGAAGGTCACCAGATCAGAAGGCCACCCCGAAGCACAGGGGACCCAGAAACCCGGTCCTTGAAGCTCGACAACGCCTACAGGCCTGCTCGAAGGAGTCAGAGCGCTTCAGGGGAAACTCTGGGTCCCTGGGGAGGTCCCGGAGGGGCCGTGCCCATTTTCCAG GCCGTTCCTCAAGGAGCAGAAGCCCCCAGACCACTATTTCAGACCAGACATCCCAG GTTCCTGACTCAGAAGGAAGCTGCTGCAGTGGGGTGTCCCGCAGCGGGTGCCCAGAGCACTCCCACTGACTGTGAGCACGGGGTCCCCGAGACCAGCCCAGCGCCTGCCCggctcccctcccttcctgaTGATGACGTCTTCCTGGAGGAAGCCCCGCTGGTCAGAACGAGATCACCTCCAGACTCCTGTGCACGCCCAGGGCTCCCAGCCAG CGTCCGTGCCTCTGACCTTCCGTGTGGAGCTGGCTTGAGCCACAGGCCCAACCGGGATACCGTCCCCCAAGAACACCCCTTCCGTGAGTGCGCTGAGACTGCAGGGGCGCACGCCTGCTGGCACGGGGTGAACGGTTGTGTGGGCATCTCCAGGCCCCCATGCTGTAGCGCCCCTGGGAATGCAAATGGCGACATCCCAACCACGGACCCCACTGGGCTGCTGATGACTGACTTCCCTGCAGCTGCAGAGAGCAgccccctccagcctctcccagTGGACACCCTGGGACCTCCAGGCGATGGTACCCAAGCGCCTCCTGATGACACGGCCCCGGCTTGGGGcactggccagcgtggctcccgACCAATGGGGCCCAGTCCCCGCCTGGAGGAGCTAGTTCAGGAGCTGGCCAGACTGGATCCCTCTCTGAGTGACATTCTCACCTCCTGCCCCGGCCCAGAGCCTCCTCTGGAGCTGCTGGACGGGCTGATTCCTTTGGTTGAAGTCTGGGCTGCCATGAGGCCAGCCTGTGGCAAGGCTGGAGAGGAGGCTGCTGGTACTTCTGAGCCAGG GTCCCACCTCTCTAGCTGCACCCCGCTCCTGCCAACTTCTCAGGAGGAAACAAGGCCTGAAAACCTCACCACCCACGCTGAGCCCGACCAGCCATGTGGTCAGGGTCTTCCGGAGCCAAATAACAGCATCCGAGCTAAGAAA GTGGAGCTAGCGGCCCTCCTCCAAAAGACGCTGCAGAACCTTCAGGCTGAGCAGGAGCAGCTGCAGGGGGCAGCCCAGACTTGGGCCAGGCGTGGGGCTGCGCTGGAGGCCGCAGTAGGCCAGGCCTGTGCACCCCGCGACCTAGAGCGGTTCAGCCGGTTCATGGCCGACCTAGAGCGCGTGCTTGGCCTCCTGCTGCTACTGGGCAGTCGCCTGGCTCGCGTGCACCGCGCCCTGGCCCGGACGGGGGCAGACAGTGACCCTGAGGAGCAG GCCTCTCTGCTGCAACGTCTCAGGCTCCTGCGGCAACAGCAGGAGGACGCCAGGGAGCTGAAGGAGCATGTGGCACGGCGCGAGCGCGCCCTGCGTGCGGTTCTGGTGCGGGCACTGCCTGCTGGGGAGCTGCGTGCCTACTGTGCCCTCCTGGCCGGCAAGGCCGCCGTCCTAGCCCAGCAGCGCAGCTTGGACGAGCGTGTCCGGCTCCTTCAGGACCAATTGGACGCCGTCAGGAGCAGCCTTGGCCGTCGACCCCCATCTCCCAGGCCGGCCTCCCCACCAGGGACGCAGCCTCCCCATAAACCGCCCTTCCCGGCCCTGATTATTTAG
- the SHROOM1 gene encoding protein Shroom1 isoform X1, with protein MEALGPGGDRASSASSTRSPDLRRLSVRADSAYSSFSAASGGAEALSPSPGSDLLPYLDWDYVRWVCGGPAPAQTAAALHASPQPRPAAAARTGPCPPQGQGAPGALSRQATPLLYALAAEAEAAARAAEPPSPPASRAAYRQRLQGAQRRVLRETSFQRKELRMSLPARLRPAAPARPPTAHPRSASLGHPGGEDEPARSGVLVPGTAGRGRLANQQQKWCFSEPGKLDRVGRGGGTAGECSGGACSSFGQAGPEPQELQRRALAEFEGHQIRRPPRSTGDPETRSLKLDNAYRPARRSQSASGETLGPWGGPGGAVPIFQAVPQGAEAPRPLFQTRHPRFLTQKEAAAVGCPAAGAQSTPTDCEHGVPETSPAPARLPSLPDDDVFLEEAPLVRTRSPPDSCARPGLPASVSPTSSVRASDLPCGAGLSHRPNRDTVPQEHPFRECAETAGAHACWHGVNGCVGISRPPCCSAPGNANGDIPTTDPTGLLMTDFPAAAESSPLQPLPVDTLGPPGDGTQAPPDDTAPAWGTGQRGSRPMGPSPRLEELVQELARLDPSLSDILTSCPGPEPPLELLDGLIPLVEVWAAMRPACGKAGEEAAGTSEPGSHLSSCTPLLPTSQEETRPENLTTHAEPDQPCGQGLPEPNNSIRAKKVELAALLQKTLQNLQAEQEQLQGAAQTWARRGAALEAAVGQACAPRDLERFSRFMADLERVLGLLLLLGSRLARVHRALARTGADSDPEEQASLLQRLRLLRQQQEDARELKEHVARRERALRAVLVRALPAGELRAYCALLAGKAAVLAQQRSLDERVRLLQDQLDAVRSSLGRRPPSPRPASPPGTQPPHKPPFPALII; from the exons ATGgaggccctgggcccagggggcGACCGCGCCTCCTCAGCCTCATCCACGCGCAGCCCGGACCTGCGGCGGCTGTCCGTGCGTGCCGACTCCGCCTACAGCTCCTTTTCCGCGGCCTCGGGCGGCGCCGAGGCGCTCTCGCCGTCCCCGGGGAGCGACCTCCTCCCGTACCTGGACTGGGACTACGTGCGCTGGGTGTGCGGCGGCCCGGCGCCCGCCCAGACCGCCGCCGCCCTGCACGCCTCGCCGCAGCCCCGGCCCGCGGCCGCCGCGCGCACTGGGCCGTGCCCCCCGCAGGGGCAGGGGGCCCCGGGGGCGCTCAGCAGGCAGGCCACCCCACTGCTGTACGCGCTGGCGGCCGAGGCGGAGGCCGCAGCGCGGGCCGCCGAGCCGCCCAGCCCTCCGGCCTCGCGGGCCGCCTACCGCCAGCGCCTGCAGGGCGCGCAGCGGCGAGTCCTCCGGGAGACGTCTTTCCAGCGCAAGGAGCTCCGCATGAGCCTGCCGGCCCGCCTAAGGCCCGCGGCCCCCGCGCGGCCCCCGACGGCGCACCCGCGCTCCGCTTCGCTCGGCCACCCTGGCGGCGAGGACGAACCGGCGCGCTCCGGGGTTCTCGTGCCAGGAACCGCCGGCCGGGGCCGCCTCGCCAACCAGCAGCAGAAGTGGTGCTTCTCCGAGCCAGGGAAGCTGGATCGCGTGGGTCGGGGCGGTGGGACGGCTGGGGAGTGCTCGGGTGGGGCCTGCTCCAGCTTTGGCCAAGCCGGGCCGGAGCCCCAGGAATTGCAGCGTCGGGCGTTGGCAGAGTTCGAAGGTCACCAGATCAGAAGGCCACCCCGAAGCACAGGGGACCCAGAAACCCGGTCCTTGAAGCTCGACAACGCCTACAGGCCTGCTCGAAGGAGTCAGAGCGCTTCAGGGGAAACTCTGGGTCCCTGGGGAGGTCCCGGAGGGGCCGTGCCCATTTTCCAG GCCGTTCCTCAAGGAGCAGAAGCCCCCAGACCACTATTTCAGACCAGACATCCCAG GTTCCTGACTCAGAAGGAAGCTGCTGCAGTGGGGTGTCCCGCAGCGGGTGCCCAGAGCACTCCCACTGACTGTGAGCACGGGGTCCCCGAGACCAGCCCAGCGCCTGCCCggctcccctcccttcctgaTGATGACGTCTTCCTGGAGGAAGCCCCGCTGGTCAGAACGAGATCACCTCCAGACTCCTGTGCACGCCCAGGGCTCCCAGCCAG TGTCTCTCCCACTTCCAGCGTCCGTGCCTCTGACCTTCCGTGTGGAGCTGGCTTGAGCCACAGGCCCAACCGGGATACCGTCCCCCAAGAACACCCCTTCCGTGAGTGCGCTGAGACTGCAGGGGCGCACGCCTGCTGGCACGGGGTGAACGGTTGTGTGGGCATCTCCAGGCCCCCATGCTGTAGCGCCCCTGGGAATGCAAATGGCGACATCCCAACCACGGACCCCACTGGGCTGCTGATGACTGACTTCCCTGCAGCTGCAGAGAGCAgccccctccagcctctcccagTGGACACCCTGGGACCTCCAGGCGATGGTACCCAAGCGCCTCCTGATGACACGGCCCCGGCTTGGGGcactggccagcgtggctcccgACCAATGGGGCCCAGTCCCCGCCTGGAGGAGCTAGTTCAGGAGCTGGCCAGACTGGATCCCTCTCTGAGTGACATTCTCACCTCCTGCCCCGGCCCAGAGCCTCCTCTGGAGCTGCTGGACGGGCTGATTCCTTTGGTTGAAGTCTGGGCTGCCATGAGGCCAGCCTGTGGCAAGGCTGGAGAGGAGGCTGCTGGTACTTCTGAGCCAGG GTCCCACCTCTCTAGCTGCACCCCGCTCCTGCCAACTTCTCAGGAGGAAACAAGGCCTGAAAACCTCACCACCCACGCTGAGCCCGACCAGCCATGTGGTCAGGGTCTTCCGGAGCCAAATAACAGCATCCGAGCTAAGAAA GTGGAGCTAGCGGCCCTCCTCCAAAAGACGCTGCAGAACCTTCAGGCTGAGCAGGAGCAGCTGCAGGGGGCAGCCCAGACTTGGGCCAGGCGTGGGGCTGCGCTGGAGGCCGCAGTAGGCCAGGCCTGTGCACCCCGCGACCTAGAGCGGTTCAGCCGGTTCATGGCCGACCTAGAGCGCGTGCTTGGCCTCCTGCTGCTACTGGGCAGTCGCCTGGCTCGCGTGCACCGCGCCCTGGCCCGGACGGGGGCAGACAGTGACCCTGAGGAGCAG GCCTCTCTGCTGCAACGTCTCAGGCTCCTGCGGCAACAGCAGGAGGACGCCAGGGAGCTGAAGGAGCATGTGGCACGGCGCGAGCGCGCCCTGCGTGCGGTTCTGGTGCGGGCACTGCCTGCTGGGGAGCTGCGTGCCTACTGTGCCCTCCTGGCCGGCAAGGCCGCCGTCCTAGCCCAGCAGCGCAGCTTGGACGAGCGTGTCCGGCTCCTTCAGGACCAATTGGACGCCGTCAGGAGCAGCCTTGGCCGTCGACCCCCATCTCCCAGGCCGGCCTCCCCACCAGGGACGCAGCCTCCCCATAAACCGCCCTTCCCGGCCCTGATTATTTAG
- the SHROOM1 gene encoding protein Shroom1 isoform X2, with protein MEALGPGGDRASSASSTRSPDLRRLSVRADSAYSSFSAASGGAEALSPSPGSDLLPYLDWDYVRWVCGGPAPAQTAAALHASPQPRPAAAARTGPCPPQGQGAPGALSRQATPLLYALAAEAEAAARAAEPPSPPASRAAYRQRLQGAQRRVLRETSFQRKELRMSLPARLRPAAPARPPTAHPRSASLGHPGGEDEPARSGVLVPGTAGRGRLANQQQKWCFSEPGKLDRVGRGGGTAGECSGGACSSFGQAGPEPQELQRRALAEFEGHQIRRPPRSTGDPETRSLKLDNAYRPARRSQSASGETLGPWGGPGGAVPIFQAVPQGAEAPRPLFQTRHPRFLTQKEAAAVGCPAAGAQSTPTDCEHGVPETSPAPARLPSLPDDDVFLEEAPLVRTRSPPDSCARPGLPASVSPTSSVRASDLPCGAGLSHRPNRDTVPQEHPFRECAETAGAHACWHGVNGCVGISRPPCCSAPGNANGDIPTTDPTGLLMTDFPAAAESSPLQPLPVDTLGPPGDGTQAPPDDTAPAWGTGQRGSRPMGPSPRLEELVQELARLDPSLSDILTSCPGPEPPLELLDGLIPLVEVWAAMRPACGKAGEEAAGTSEPGCTPLLPTSQEETRPENLTTHAEPDQPCGQGLPEPNNSIRAKKVELAALLQKTLQNLQAEQEQLQGAAQTWARRGAALEAAVGQACAPRDLERFSRFMADLERVLGLLLLLGSRLARVHRALARTGADSDPEEQASLLQRLRLLRQQQEDARELKEHVARRERALRAVLVRALPAGELRAYCALLAGKAAVLAQQRSLDERVRLLQDQLDAVRSSLGRRPPSPRPASPPGTQPPHKPPFPALII; from the exons ATGgaggccctgggcccagggggcGACCGCGCCTCCTCAGCCTCATCCACGCGCAGCCCGGACCTGCGGCGGCTGTCCGTGCGTGCCGACTCCGCCTACAGCTCCTTTTCCGCGGCCTCGGGCGGCGCCGAGGCGCTCTCGCCGTCCCCGGGGAGCGACCTCCTCCCGTACCTGGACTGGGACTACGTGCGCTGGGTGTGCGGCGGCCCGGCGCCCGCCCAGACCGCCGCCGCCCTGCACGCCTCGCCGCAGCCCCGGCCCGCGGCCGCCGCGCGCACTGGGCCGTGCCCCCCGCAGGGGCAGGGGGCCCCGGGGGCGCTCAGCAGGCAGGCCACCCCACTGCTGTACGCGCTGGCGGCCGAGGCGGAGGCCGCAGCGCGGGCCGCCGAGCCGCCCAGCCCTCCGGCCTCGCGGGCCGCCTACCGCCAGCGCCTGCAGGGCGCGCAGCGGCGAGTCCTCCGGGAGACGTCTTTCCAGCGCAAGGAGCTCCGCATGAGCCTGCCGGCCCGCCTAAGGCCCGCGGCCCCCGCGCGGCCCCCGACGGCGCACCCGCGCTCCGCTTCGCTCGGCCACCCTGGCGGCGAGGACGAACCGGCGCGCTCCGGGGTTCTCGTGCCAGGAACCGCCGGCCGGGGCCGCCTCGCCAACCAGCAGCAGAAGTGGTGCTTCTCCGAGCCAGGGAAGCTGGATCGCGTGGGTCGGGGCGGTGGGACGGCTGGGGAGTGCTCGGGTGGGGCCTGCTCCAGCTTTGGCCAAGCCGGGCCGGAGCCCCAGGAATTGCAGCGTCGGGCGTTGGCAGAGTTCGAAGGTCACCAGATCAGAAGGCCACCCCGAAGCACAGGGGACCCAGAAACCCGGTCCTTGAAGCTCGACAACGCCTACAGGCCTGCTCGAAGGAGTCAGAGCGCTTCAGGGGAAACTCTGGGTCCCTGGGGAGGTCCCGGAGGGGCCGTGCCCATTTTCCAG GCCGTTCCTCAAGGAGCAGAAGCCCCCAGACCACTATTTCAGACCAGACATCCCAG GTTCCTGACTCAGAAGGAAGCTGCTGCAGTGGGGTGTCCCGCAGCGGGTGCCCAGAGCACTCCCACTGACTGTGAGCACGGGGTCCCCGAGACCAGCCCAGCGCCTGCCCggctcccctcccttcctgaTGATGACGTCTTCCTGGAGGAAGCCCCGCTGGTCAGAACGAGATCACCTCCAGACTCCTGTGCACGCCCAGGGCTCCCAGCCAG TGTCTCTCCCACTTCCAGCGTCCGTGCCTCTGACCTTCCGTGTGGAGCTGGCTTGAGCCACAGGCCCAACCGGGATACCGTCCCCCAAGAACACCCCTTCCGTGAGTGCGCTGAGACTGCAGGGGCGCACGCCTGCTGGCACGGGGTGAACGGTTGTGTGGGCATCTCCAGGCCCCCATGCTGTAGCGCCCCTGGGAATGCAAATGGCGACATCCCAACCACGGACCCCACTGGGCTGCTGATGACTGACTTCCCTGCAGCTGCAGAGAGCAgccccctccagcctctcccagTGGACACCCTGGGACCTCCAGGCGATGGTACCCAAGCGCCTCCTGATGACACGGCCCCGGCTTGGGGcactggccagcgtggctcccgACCAATGGGGCCCAGTCCCCGCCTGGAGGAGCTAGTTCAGGAGCTGGCCAGACTGGATCCCTCTCTGAGTGACATTCTCACCTCCTGCCCCGGCCCAGAGCCTCCTCTGGAGCTGCTGGACGGGCTGATTCCTTTGGTTGAAGTCTGGGCTGCCATGAGGCCAGCCTGTGGCAAGGCTGGAGAGGAGGCTGCTGGTACTTCTGAGCCAGG CTGCACCCCGCTCCTGCCAACTTCTCAGGAGGAAACAAGGCCTGAAAACCTCACCACCCACGCTGAGCCCGACCAGCCATGTGGTCAGGGTCTTCCGGAGCCAAATAACAGCATCCGAGCTAAGAAA GTGGAGCTAGCGGCCCTCCTCCAAAAGACGCTGCAGAACCTTCAGGCTGAGCAGGAGCAGCTGCAGGGGGCAGCCCAGACTTGGGCCAGGCGTGGGGCTGCGCTGGAGGCCGCAGTAGGCCAGGCCTGTGCACCCCGCGACCTAGAGCGGTTCAGCCGGTTCATGGCCGACCTAGAGCGCGTGCTTGGCCTCCTGCTGCTACTGGGCAGTCGCCTGGCTCGCGTGCACCGCGCCCTGGCCCGGACGGGGGCAGACAGTGACCCTGAGGAGCAG GCCTCTCTGCTGCAACGTCTCAGGCTCCTGCGGCAACAGCAGGAGGACGCCAGGGAGCTGAAGGAGCATGTGGCACGGCGCGAGCGCGCCCTGCGTGCGGTTCTGGTGCGGGCACTGCCTGCTGGGGAGCTGCGTGCCTACTGTGCCCTCCTGGCCGGCAAGGCCGCCGTCCTAGCCCAGCAGCGCAGCTTGGACGAGCGTGTCCGGCTCCTTCAGGACCAATTGGACGCCGTCAGGAGCAGCCTTGGCCGTCGACCCCCATCTCCCAGGCCGGCCTCCCCACCAGGGACGCAGCCTCCCCATAAACCGCCCTTCCCGGCCCTGATTATTTAG